The Falco peregrinus isolate bFalPer1 chromosome 12, bFalPer1.pri, whole genome shotgun sequence genome has a segment encoding these proteins:
- the PDE6D gene encoding retinal rod rhodopsin-sensitive cGMP 3',5'-cyclic phosphodiesterase subunit delta isoform X1 produces MSATDERAKEILRGFKLNWMNLRDAETGKILWQGTEDLSVPGVEHEARVPKKILKCKAVSRELNFSSAEQMEKFRLEQKVYFKGQCLEEWFFEFGFVIPNSTNTWQSLIEAAPESQMMPANVLTGNVIIETKFYDDDLLVSTSRVRLFYV; encoded by the exons ATGTCGGCCACGGACGAGCGGGCCAAGGAGATCCTCCGGGGCTTCAAGCT AAATTGGATGAACCTTCGGGATGCTGAAACAGGGAAAATCCTCTGGCAAGGAACAGAAGATCTCTCTGTACCTGGAGTGGAGCATGAAG CTCGAGTTcccaaaaaaatcctgaaatgcaaagcagtgTCTCGGGAGTTAAACTTTTCCTCAGCAGAACAAATGGAGAAATTCCGACTGGAACAGAAAGTTTATTTCAAAGGGCAGTGTCTAGAAG AATGGTTCTTTGAATTCGGTTTTGTGATTCCTAACTCCACAAACACTTGGCAGTCCTTGATAGAGGCAGCACCTGAATCACAGATGATGCCAGCTAACGTTTTAAC TGGTAATGTTATTATAGAAACCAAATTCTATGACGACGATCTTCTCGTAAGCACTTCCAGAGTGAGACTTTTCTACGTTTGA
- the PDE6D gene encoding retinal rod rhodopsin-sensitive cGMP 3',5'-cyclic phosphodiesterase subunit delta isoform X2 yields MNLRDAETGKILWQGTEDLSVPGVEHEARVPKKILKCKAVSRELNFSSAEQMEKFRLEQKVYFKGQCLEEWFFEFGFVIPNSTNTWQSLIEAAPESQMMPANVLTGNVIIETKFYDDDLLVSTSRVRLFYV; encoded by the exons ATGAACCTTCGGGATGCTGAAACAGGGAAAATCCTCTGGCAAGGAACAGAAGATCTCTCTGTACCTGGAGTGGAGCATGAAG CTCGAGTTcccaaaaaaatcctgaaatgcaaagcagtgTCTCGGGAGTTAAACTTTTCCTCAGCAGAACAAATGGAGAAATTCCGACTGGAACAGAAAGTTTATTTCAAAGGGCAGTGTCTAGAAG AATGGTTCTTTGAATTCGGTTTTGTGATTCCTAACTCCACAAACACTTGGCAGTCCTTGATAGAGGCAGCACCTGAATCACAGATGATGCCAGCTAACGTTTTAAC TGGTAATGTTATTATAGAAACCAAATTCTATGACGACGATCTTCTCGTAAGCACTTCCAGAGTGAGACTTTTCTACGTTTGA